One window from the genome of Candoia aspera isolate rCanAsp1 chromosome 15, rCanAsp1.hap2, whole genome shotgun sequence encodes:
- the ZCCHC8 gene encoding zinc finger CCHC domain-containing protein 8 isoform X1, which translates to MAAEVDFGDRELFQQLDADEGAPAARPGPAEEAAELRERLRDSEETVRQLRAENQELRRKLNILTRPSGITMDDCKLDGPLLQILFMNNTVSKQYHQEIEEFISSLFQRYEEQQRTESDKTCFNVKPQPSSFVLEEDHKVTGSNMSKKLKEAFSVVGSVLYFANFCLDKLGQPILNENPQLTDGWEIPKYQQVFTQILSLDGQEIQVKAKSRPKSHCFNCGSEDHQMKDCPQPRNSARISEKRKEFMDACGEAGSQNFQQRYHADEVEERFGRFRPGIISEELQDALGVTDKTLPPFIYRMRQLGYPPGWLKEAEMEKSGLTLYDGKAPPGSETEEECHQQHPCITYDISKLINYPGFNTSTPSGVTDEWRIFGSVPLQPSQQKDIFAHYLSTYHSASPKSRHKKPSSHQGSHHSKRQKGNSAEVLSADMEIDSDLEMPHSSPACDGFQFQPPLPPGPPLNATPPPLPQGTPPTAPPNFTPPQLLSCVPAALPHDTPPLTPSALRPEDSAVDEDMLTLEELEEQQRLIWAALEQAESASSDSDFPMGTPLAGNSGTTSPSRTEPSLPLEETAPKKLDVSEPDLCDPPERIPGAKEPDHAQASASELVDLTGEEDPTPTDSEGRAEACSSAPAGSVNHSDAPAIPSAELPSKTASLVPDMSKFAAGITPFEFENMTESTGTYLRIRRVLKNSPRNQQKNKKPSL; encoded by the exons ATGGCGGCCGAGGTGGACTTCGGGGACCGCGAGCTCTTCCAGCAGCTGGATGCCGACGAAGGGGCGCCCGCCGCGCGGCCCGGCCCGGCGGAAGAGGCGGCGGAGCTCCGTGAGCGGCTGAGGGACTCCGAGGAGACCGTCAGGCAGCTGCGGGCGGAGAAT CAGGAACTCAGAAGAAAACTGAACATCCTGACTCGACCAAG CGGAATAACGATGGATGACTGTAAGCTTGACGGACCTTTGTTACAGATTTTGTTCATGAATAATACTGTTTCAAA GCAATATCATCAAGAAATAGAGGAGTTTATATCTAGTTTATTTCAAAGATATGAGGAGCAACAGAGAACTGAATCTGACAAGACTTGCTTCAATGTTAAGCCGCAG cCTTCTAGCTTTGTCCTGGAAGAGGACCATAAAGTGACAGGCTCAAATATGTCCAAAAAACTCAAAGAAGCCTTTAGC GTTGTAGGAAGTGTTCTCTATTTTGCCAATTTTTGTCTTGATAAACTGGGGCAGCCTATATTAAACGAAAATCCTCAGCTCACAGACGGATGGGAAATACCCAA ATACCAGCAAGTTTTCACGCAGATTCTTTCTCTAGATGGACAAGAGATACAAGTAAAGGCTAAAAG caggcCCAAATCTCACTGTTTCAACTGTGGCTCTGAAGATCACCAGATGAAAGATTGCCCAcag CCACGAAACTCTGCCCGtataagtgaaaaaagaaaagagttcaTGGATGCTTGTGGGGAAGCAGGCAGCCAAAACTTCCAGCAGAGGTATCACGCAGATGAAGTGGAAGAACGTTTTGGAAGGTTCAGACCAGGAATAATTAg TGAGGAACTTCAGGATGCCCTTGGTGTCACCGATAAGACGCTTCCTCCCTTCATCTATCGCATGCGGCAGCTGGGTTATCCCCCAGGCTGGCTCAAAGaggcagaaatggaaaaatcCGGGTTAACTCTCTACGATGGGAAAG CGCCGCCTGGCAGCGAAACAGAGGAGGAATGCCACCAACAGCATCCGTGCATCACGTACGATATCTCCAAGTTGATCAATTACCCAGGTTTTAACACGTCCACTCCAAGTGGAGTGACAGAC GAATGGAGGATCTTTGGCTCAGTACCCCTTCAGCCATCCCAGCAAAAGGACATTTTTGCTCATTACCTTTCAACTTACCATTCG GCAAGTCCAAAATCCAGGCATAAAAAACCTTCATCTCATCAGGGCTCTCATCATTCGAAAAGGCAGAAAGGAAACAGCGCTGAAGTATTGTCGGCTGACATGGAGATCGATTCCG ATTTAGAAATGCCCCATAGCTCTCCAGCTTGTGATGGCTTCCAGTTCCAGCCTCCGTTGCCTCCGGGGCCACCGCTGAATGCCACTCCTCCCCCTTTGCCACAAGGCACCCCTCCAACTGCTCCCCCCAACTTCACCCCTCCCCAACTGCTGTCTTGTGTGCCAGCAGCACTTCCTCACGACACCCCGCCTCTGACGCCTTCCGCCCTGAGACCGGAGGACTCGGCCGTGGACGAGGACATGCTGACCCTGGAGGAGCTCGAGGAGCAGCAGCGCCTGATTTGGGCAGCCCTGGAGCAGGCGGAGAGCGCCAGCAGTGACTCTGACTTCCCCATGGGGACTCCTttagcagggaattctgggacaaCATCCCCCTCCAGGACGGAGCCCTCCCTTCCCCTGGAGGAAACGGCCCCCAAGAAGTTGGATGTCTCAGAACCCGATCTGTGTGACCCCCCCGAGCGGATTCCCGGGGCCAAAGAGCCTGATCATGCCCAGGCTTCAGCCAGCGAACTGGTGGATTTAACGGGAGAAGAGGACCCCACCCCCACAGACTCCGAAGGCAGAGCCGAAGCCTGCTCGTCAGCCCCAGCGGGCAGCGTGAACCACAGCGATGCCCCTGCGATCCCCAGTGCCGAGCTGCCCTCCAAAACCGCCAGCCTGGTTCCCGACATGAGCAAGTTCGCTGCCGGGATCACCCCTTTTGAATTCGAGAACATGACGGAGTCCACCGGGACGTACCTCCGAATAAGGAGGGTGCTGAAAAACTCCCCAAGGAACCAGCAGAAGAACAAGAAGCCCTCCCTTTAG
- the ZCCHC8 gene encoding zinc finger CCHC domain-containing protein 8 isoform X2, translating to MAAEVDFGDRELFQQLDADEGAPAARPGPAEEAAELRERLRDSEETVRQLRAENQELRRKLNILTRPSGITMDDCKLDGPLLQILFMNNTVSKQYHQEIEEFISSLFQRYEEQQRTESDKTCFNVKPQPSSFVLEEDHKVTGSNMSKKLKEAFSVVGSVLYFANFCLDKLGQPILNENPQLTDGWEIPKYQQVFTQILSLDGQEIQVKAKSRPKSHCFNCGSEDHQMKDCPQPRNSARISEKRKEFMDACGEAGSQNFQQRYHADEVEERFGRFRPGIISEELQDALGVTDKTLPPFIYRMRQLGYPPGWLKEAEMEKSGLTLYDGKAPPGSETEEECHQQHPCITYDISKLINYPGFNTSTPSGVTDEWRIFGSVPLQPSQQKDIFAHYLSTYHSASPKSRHKKPSSHQGSHHSKRQKGNSAEVLSADMEIDSALPHDTPPLTPSALRPEDSAVDEDMLTLEELEEQQRLIWAALEQAESASSDSDFPMGTPLAGNSGTTSPSRTEPSLPLEETAPKKLDVSEPDLCDPPERIPGAKEPDHAQASASELVDLTGEEDPTPTDSEGRAEACSSAPAGSVNHSDAPAIPSAELPSKTASLVPDMSKFAAGITPFEFENMTESTGTYLRIRRVLKNSPRNQQKNKKPSL from the exons ATGGCGGCCGAGGTGGACTTCGGGGACCGCGAGCTCTTCCAGCAGCTGGATGCCGACGAAGGGGCGCCCGCCGCGCGGCCCGGCCCGGCGGAAGAGGCGGCGGAGCTCCGTGAGCGGCTGAGGGACTCCGAGGAGACCGTCAGGCAGCTGCGGGCGGAGAAT CAGGAACTCAGAAGAAAACTGAACATCCTGACTCGACCAAG CGGAATAACGATGGATGACTGTAAGCTTGACGGACCTTTGTTACAGATTTTGTTCATGAATAATACTGTTTCAAA GCAATATCATCAAGAAATAGAGGAGTTTATATCTAGTTTATTTCAAAGATATGAGGAGCAACAGAGAACTGAATCTGACAAGACTTGCTTCAATGTTAAGCCGCAG cCTTCTAGCTTTGTCCTGGAAGAGGACCATAAAGTGACAGGCTCAAATATGTCCAAAAAACTCAAAGAAGCCTTTAGC GTTGTAGGAAGTGTTCTCTATTTTGCCAATTTTTGTCTTGATAAACTGGGGCAGCCTATATTAAACGAAAATCCTCAGCTCACAGACGGATGGGAAATACCCAA ATACCAGCAAGTTTTCACGCAGATTCTTTCTCTAGATGGACAAGAGATACAAGTAAAGGCTAAAAG caggcCCAAATCTCACTGTTTCAACTGTGGCTCTGAAGATCACCAGATGAAAGATTGCCCAcag CCACGAAACTCTGCCCGtataagtgaaaaaagaaaagagttcaTGGATGCTTGTGGGGAAGCAGGCAGCCAAAACTTCCAGCAGAGGTATCACGCAGATGAAGTGGAAGAACGTTTTGGAAGGTTCAGACCAGGAATAATTAg TGAGGAACTTCAGGATGCCCTTGGTGTCACCGATAAGACGCTTCCTCCCTTCATCTATCGCATGCGGCAGCTGGGTTATCCCCCAGGCTGGCTCAAAGaggcagaaatggaaaaatcCGGGTTAACTCTCTACGATGGGAAAG CGCCGCCTGGCAGCGAAACAGAGGAGGAATGCCACCAACAGCATCCGTGCATCACGTACGATATCTCCAAGTTGATCAATTACCCAGGTTTTAACACGTCCACTCCAAGTGGAGTGACAGAC GAATGGAGGATCTTTGGCTCAGTACCCCTTCAGCCATCCCAGCAAAAGGACATTTTTGCTCATTACCTTTCAACTTACCATTCG GCAAGTCCAAAATCCAGGCATAAAAAACCTTCATCTCATCAGGGCTCTCATCATTCGAAAAGGCAGAAAGGAAACAGCGCTGAAGTATTGTCGGCTGACATGGAGATCGATTCCG CACTTCCTCACGACACCCCGCCTCTGACGCCTTCCGCCCTGAGACCGGAGGACTCGGCCGTGGACGAGGACATGCTGACCCTGGAGGAGCTCGAGGAGCAGCAGCGCCTGATTTGGGCAGCCCTGGAGCAGGCGGAGAGCGCCAGCAGTGACTCTGACTTCCCCATGGGGACTCCTttagcagggaattctgggacaaCATCCCCCTCCAGGACGGAGCCCTCCCTTCCCCTGGAGGAAACGGCCCCCAAGAAGTTGGATGTCTCAGAACCCGATCTGTGTGACCCCCCCGAGCGGATTCCCGGGGCCAAAGAGCCTGATCATGCCCAGGCTTCAGCCAGCGAACTGGTGGATTTAACGGGAGAAGAGGACCCCACCCCCACAGACTCCGAAGGCAGAGCCGAAGCCTGCTCGTCAGCCCCAGCGGGCAGCGTGAACCACAGCGATGCCCCTGCGATCCCCAGTGCCGAGCTGCCCTCCAAAACCGCCAGCCTGGTTCCCGACATGAGCAAGTTCGCTGCCGGGATCACCCCTTTTGAATTCGAGAACATGACGGAGTCCACCGGGACGTACCTCCGAATAAGGAGGGTGCTGAAAAACTCCCCAAGGAACCAGCAGAAGAACAAGAAGCCCTCCCTTTAG
- the RSRC2 gene encoding arginine/serine-rich coiled-coil protein 2 isoform X1, protein MAASDSEREANAPEKSSPDREKKKERSDASSSPRTSKHHYSRSRSRSRERKRKSDNDGKKYRSRSRSKEARRHGSKEKSSKKHKSEEHNDKDHSSDKGRESLNSSENGEDRHKRKERKASRGRSHSRSRSRERRHRSRSRDRKKSRSRSRDKKRRVRSRSRSRSRHRHRSRSRSRSRSRSRERKKRPEKPRRFSRSHSRTPSPPPFRGRNTAMDAQEALARRLERAKKLQEQREKELVEKQKQQEMAAAAAATGGSVINVAALLASGTQVTPQIAMAAQMAALQAKALAETGIAVPSYYNPAAVNPMKFAEQEKKRKMLWQGKKEGDKSQSAEIWEKLNFGNKDQNVKFRKLMGIKSEEEAGGGSSVDEESYKTLKQQEEVFRNLDAQYEMARSQTHTQRGMGLGFTSSMRGMDTV, encoded by the exons ATGGCG GCTAGTGATTCTGAGCGAGAGGCAAATGCCCCAGAGAAATCATCTCctgacagagaaaagaaaaaggagcgATCAGATGCATCCAGTTCACCTAGAACTTCAAAACACCATTATTCAAGGTCGCGTTCACGATCAAGAGAAAGAAAACGAAAATCAG ATAATGACGGGAAAAAATACAGAAGCCGgagcagaagcaaagag GCACGAAGACACGGGTCCAAAGAGAAGTCCTCTAAGAAGCACAAATCCGAAGAGCATAACGATAAAGACCACTCTTcagataaagggagggaaagcCTGAACTCTTCCGAGAACGGCGAGGATCGGCATAAGCGTAAGGAGAGGAAGGCCTCGAGAGGGCGAAGCCATTCAAGGTCGCGATCTCGTGAAAG GCGTCACCGTAGCAGAAGCCGTGATAGAAAAAAGTCCCGCTCCCGCAGTCGAGATAAAAAGCGGCGAGtgagatccagatccagatccagatccagacacagacacagaagtCGCAGCAGGAGCAGAtccaggagcaggagcag ggaaaggaagaagagaccGGAAAAGCCACGAAGGTTCAGCAGAAGTCACAGCCGGACTCCTAGTCCCCCTCCCTTTAGGGGGCGAAACACAGCGATGGATGCGCAGGAAGCGTTGGCCAGGAG GTTGGAAAGAGCAAAAAAACTGcaagaacagagagagaaagaactggTTGAAAAGCAGAAGCAACAGGAAATGGCTGCTG CGGCAGCTGCCACCGGGGGTTCGGTCATCAATGTTGCAGCTCTCCTGGCCTCCGGGACGCAGGTCACTCCTCAAATAGCCATGGCAGCTCAGATGGCAGCCCTGCAGGCGAAGGCTCTGGCAGAGACGGGGATAGCCGTCCCAAGCTACTACAATCCAGCAGCGGTGAACCCCATGAAGTTTGCCGagcaagaaaagaagaggaagatgctGTGGCAGGGCAAAAAAGAAGGG gATAAATCGCAATCTGCAGAAATCTGGGAGAAACTGAACTTTGGGAATAAGGACCAAAATGTCAAGTTTAGAAAGTTGATGGGTATTAAG AGTGAGGAGGAAGCCGGGGGTGGCAGTTCAGTCGATGAAGAAAGTTACAAGACTTTGAAACAGCAAGAAGAAGTATTCCGAAATCTTGACGCACAGTACGAAATGGCAAGGTCACAAACACACACCCAAAGAGGAATGGGATTGGGCTTTACATCTTCAATGCGAGGAATGGACACTGTTTGA
- the RSRC2 gene encoding arginine/serine-rich coiled-coil protein 2 isoform X2: protein MPQRNHLLTEKRKRSDQMHPVHLELQNTIIQGRVHDQEKENENQIMTGKNTEAGAEAKRTNFFLKQARRHGSKEKSSKKHKSEEHNDKDHSSDKGRESLNSSENGEDRHKRKERKASRGRSHSRSRSRERRHRSRSRDRKKSRSRSRDKKRRVRSRSRSRSRHRHRSRSRSRSRSRSRERKKRPEKPRRFSRSHSRTPSPPPFRGRNTAMDAQEALARRLERAKKLQEQREKELVEKQKQQEMAAAAAATGGSVINVAALLASGTQVTPQIAMAAQMAALQAKALAETGIAVPSYYNPAAVNPMKFAEQEKKRKMLWQGKKEGDKSQSAEIWEKLNFGNKDQNVKFRKLMGIKSEEEAGGGSSVDEESYKTLKQQEEVFRNLDAQYEMARSQTHTQRGMGLGFTSSMRGMDTV, encoded by the exons ATGCCCCAGAGAAATCATCTCctgacagagaaaagaaaaaggagcgATCAGATGCATCCAGTTCACCTAGAACTTCAAAACACCATTATTCAAGGTCGCGTTCACGATCAAGAGAAAGAAAACGAAAATCAG ATAATGACGGGAAAAAATACAGAAGCCGgagcagaagcaaagag AACCAACTTCTTCTTAAAACAGGCACGAAGACACGGGTCCAAAGAGAAGTCCTCTAAGAAGCACAAATCCGAAGAGCATAACGATAAAGACCACTCTTcagataaagggagggaaagcCTGAACTCTTCCGAGAACGGCGAGGATCGGCATAAGCGTAAGGAGAGGAAGGCCTCGAGAGGGCGAAGCCATTCAAGGTCGCGATCTCGTGAAAG GCGTCACCGTAGCAGAAGCCGTGATAGAAAAAAGTCCCGCTCCCGCAGTCGAGATAAAAAGCGGCGAGtgagatccagatccagatccagatccagacacagacacagaagtCGCAGCAGGAGCAGAtccaggagcaggagcag ggaaaggaagaagagaccGGAAAAGCCACGAAGGTTCAGCAGAAGTCACAGCCGGACTCCTAGTCCCCCTCCCTTTAGGGGGCGAAACACAGCGATGGATGCGCAGGAAGCGTTGGCCAGGAG GTTGGAAAGAGCAAAAAAACTGcaagaacagagagagaaagaactggTTGAAAAGCAGAAGCAACAGGAAATGGCTGCTG CGGCAGCTGCCACCGGGGGTTCGGTCATCAATGTTGCAGCTCTCCTGGCCTCCGGGACGCAGGTCACTCCTCAAATAGCCATGGCAGCTCAGATGGCAGCCCTGCAGGCGAAGGCTCTGGCAGAGACGGGGATAGCCGTCCCAAGCTACTACAATCCAGCAGCGGTGAACCCCATGAAGTTTGCCGagcaagaaaagaagaggaagatgctGTGGCAGGGCAAAAAAGAAGGG gATAAATCGCAATCTGCAGAAATCTGGGAGAAACTGAACTTTGGGAATAAGGACCAAAATGTCAAGTTTAGAAAGTTGATGGGTATTAAG AGTGAGGAGGAAGCCGGGGGTGGCAGTTCAGTCGATGAAGAAAGTTACAAGACTTTGAAACAGCAAGAAGAAGTATTCCGAAATCTTGACGCACAGTACGAAATGGCAAGGTCACAAACACACACCCAAAGAGGAATGGGATTGGGCTTTACATCTTCAATGCGAGGAATGGACACTGTTTGA
- the RSRC2 gene encoding arginine/serine-rich coiled-coil protein 2 isoform X3 codes for MIRTNFFLKQARRHGSKEKSSKKHKSEEHNDKDHSSDKGRESLNSSENGEDRHKRKERKASRGRSHSRSRSRERRHRSRSRDRKKSRSRSRDKKRRVRSRSRSRSRHRHRSRSRSRSRSRSRERKKRPEKPRRFSRSHSRTPSPPPFRGRNTAMDAQEALARRLERAKKLQEQREKELVEKQKQQEMAAAAAATGGSVINVAALLASGTQVTPQIAMAAQMAALQAKALAETGIAVPSYYNPAAVNPMKFAEQEKKRKMLWQGKKEGDKSQSAEIWEKLNFGNKDQNVKFRKLMGIKSEEEAGGGSSVDEESYKTLKQQEEVFRNLDAQYEMARSQTHTQRGMGLGFTSSMRGMDTV; via the exons ATGATAAG AACCAACTTCTTCTTAAAACAGGCACGAAGACACGGGTCCAAAGAGAAGTCCTCTAAGAAGCACAAATCCGAAGAGCATAACGATAAAGACCACTCTTcagataaagggagggaaagcCTGAACTCTTCCGAGAACGGCGAGGATCGGCATAAGCGTAAGGAGAGGAAGGCCTCGAGAGGGCGAAGCCATTCAAGGTCGCGATCTCGTGAAAG GCGTCACCGTAGCAGAAGCCGTGATAGAAAAAAGTCCCGCTCCCGCAGTCGAGATAAAAAGCGGCGAGtgagatccagatccagatccagatccagacacagacacagaagtCGCAGCAGGAGCAGAtccaggagcaggagcag ggaaaggaagaagagaccGGAAAAGCCACGAAGGTTCAGCAGAAGTCACAGCCGGACTCCTAGTCCCCCTCCCTTTAGGGGGCGAAACACAGCGATGGATGCGCAGGAAGCGTTGGCCAGGAG GTTGGAAAGAGCAAAAAAACTGcaagaacagagagagaaagaactggTTGAAAAGCAGAAGCAACAGGAAATGGCTGCTG CGGCAGCTGCCACCGGGGGTTCGGTCATCAATGTTGCAGCTCTCCTGGCCTCCGGGACGCAGGTCACTCCTCAAATAGCCATGGCAGCTCAGATGGCAGCCCTGCAGGCGAAGGCTCTGGCAGAGACGGGGATAGCCGTCCCAAGCTACTACAATCCAGCAGCGGTGAACCCCATGAAGTTTGCCGagcaagaaaagaagaggaagatgctGTGGCAGGGCAAAAAAGAAGGG gATAAATCGCAATCTGCAGAAATCTGGGAGAAACTGAACTTTGGGAATAAGGACCAAAATGTCAAGTTTAGAAAGTTGATGGGTATTAAG AGTGAGGAGGAAGCCGGGGGTGGCAGTTCAGTCGATGAAGAAAGTTACAAGACTTTGAAACAGCAAGAAGAAGTATTCCGAAATCTTGACGCACAGTACGAAATGGCAAGGTCACAAACACACACCCAAAGAGGAATGGGATTGGGCTTTACATCTTCAATGCGAGGAATGGACACTGTTTGA